Part of the Vagococcus jeotgali genome, ATATCGATGAGATTCACTCTAGTTTAAGATACAATAAATCCTTAGCAGACCAAGCTTTAAAAGAGTTTGATCTAGAACCTATTGATCAAGAAATTAAAGCTAAAGAGAGACAAGTCTCTACTCTTAAAAAGAAGATAGAAGAACTTCAACCGTCTATAAAACTCTATCGAAAATGGGAAGTCCATTTACACACACTCTCTCAAAAACGTTTCAAGTTCATTCAATTTAAAGAAAAAGCACAGAATATAAGCGAGATTGAGAAATTAACAAATAAAGTTAATAAAAATAAACCTGTCTACGATAAACTGATTACAGAATCTCGTGAATTAACGATTGAAAAAGAGCGATTAATTAAAAATATTGCTAATCTAAAAGAAAGACGTTTTAGTATTCAAAAAAGAGAAAAATTAAGAAACAAGCAGTTAGAAGAATGATTCAGCATGAATCGAGTTAAACAACTTGATAAAGAAATACGCTCAACTCATCAGCCACAAACAAAGCAACGTTCAAGAGGTATGAGTCGTTAACATAATTAGCTTACAAAATTAGCTAATTATGTTACAATAATAGTGCGAAACGAGATTATGTCTAGCATTTAGACACCAAAAAGCCACCCTATTGCGAGTAGGGTGGCTTTTCTTTTCGCTGTTGCGAATCAGCGTTGGAACTAGTGACAACTGCTTGATTATCTTCTAATCATCTAGCCAATGATCAACTAAAATTAATATTAGTCCCACTAAAAGTGGTGCGATAACCAACGAGATTAAATTTTCTAACATCTAGACACCCCCTTTAGGGGCAGTTGCCGTTGATTAGTATATCATAAAAAAGACAATTCATTTAAAGTTACTGATAACTTTAAATGAATTAAAATAACAGTAAGAGCGAATGAAACTAAATAAATTTCACTAACTAAAAAAAAGCAGAACCTTGATTTAACAAGGTTCTGCTTTTTGATTTTGGGTAGACAAGTGCGTTTTCACAATCTCATCGTCTGAAACCGTTGGTATGACTGTAACGGTTAAATAGAGATTATGTCTACCTATGCGTTAAATAACCAATTCAAGTATTTCAGTAGAACGAATTTTACCTAGTTGATCTCTCCAATTATCATTTATTATTTTTATAGTTTTAAATCCAACTGATTTATACAAATTCAATGCCTTAAAATTTTCAGGAGCTACTCCTATTTCGATTCTTTTTACATTGTTTTGAGTTTCAATTATTTTTAATCCTTCTAAAAGAGATTTTCTTCCATATCCTTTTCCTTGATAGCTACATTCTCCTATTTTGATATCAAAAGTGTATGTATCATTGGATATTTTAGAATATGCAAATTCTCCTATTTCTATTCCTGATTCACTTAAAATAATCAAAAATTCAGAATTATCAGTATCTTGATATTTTTTTACAGCTTGGTAAATTTCATTTTTGTTTATTTCCAATCCCTTAGGAAAACCGACAGATGACATTATACTCCCATTAGTCCACCATTCATGAATCTTATCAATATCTTTTTCTTCTGCTTTTCTGGTTGCGTCAAGAATTATGTGTAAATGGAAAATCCATTCCATTATTTTAAGTTAAAACATTGATTCTAATGTATCTTGAATTTCCTTAAATCCTTTATGCACTCTACCTAAAAACTTTTGGTTATATTCATTGAACTGAGAAACAAGGAATCTCTCCAGAGATTCTTCATTAGGAAATTGTTCTTTTCTCTTTGTATATTTTTTTAACTGTTTATTGAATCCCTCAATCAAGTTAGTTGAGTAGATAGTTCTTCTGATTGATGGCGGGAAGTTATAGAAAGTTAATATAGCAGGATTCATGAGTAACTTCACAACTCGTGGATACTGCTTTTTCCATTTTTCTGTCATAAAAGTTACTTGTTCAATTGCTTCCTCTTTTGAAAGAGCTTGATAGACAGTTTTAAAATCATCACAGATTTCTTTTCTATCCTTAACACGAACTTTATGAGCAATATTTCTAGAGACATGAACACAACATTGTTGAAATTGAGCATTTGGATAGACACTATGGATGCTATCGTGAATACTGCTTAAACCATCAGTTACAACTAATAAAACCTCTTCTAAACCACGGTCTTTTAGGTCTTGAAGTATCTCTTTCCAAATGTAGGCAGATTCAGTTGGAGCAATAGTAAATCCTAGAACTTCTTTGGTTCCATCTAACCGGATACCAATTACTATGTAAATAGCTTCTTTTGCTACGGTTTTCCTTTTTACTGGAATATGAGTAGCATCCATAAAAATAACTGAGTATTTAGCCTCTAAAGTTCTTTCTTTAAAAGCTAAAACATCTTCAGATACAATTTTACTTATGTTTGAAATAGTTTGTGGCGTGTAATAATGACCATACATCTTTTCAATTAAATCAGAGATTTCAGACATCGTTATTCCTTTTTGAAATAGCTGAATAATAGTCGTTTCTAAAGAGTCATTGGTTCTTTTATAAGCAGGTAATGTTTGTTGAGAAAACTCACCATTCCTATCTCTAGGGATTACTAAATTTAGTTCTCCATACTCCGTTTTAAATGAACGTGAATAATTCCCATTTCGGGAATTACCTGAATTAAATCCAGATCTATCATATTTTTCATAGTCAAGAAATGCTGTCAGTTCAGCTTTTAATAATGAATTAATAGCTAGCTCTAGATGATGGCGAAACAAATCATCCAAATCACCTTTATTGATTAGTGTTTCCATAATTTCTGTAGTAAAATTATTCATGAGAAAGTCCTCCTATAAAATTTTTGTGTGGTAACTTTAATTTTACAGAATGGACTTTCTTTTTTTCTACCCTAAATTTCTATTTACACAAAATATTTTACGCTATCAACTTGGTATAATGCCACTTTATGTTAACTACTGACTTATTATATTATTTAATGTTATACTTCAAAAAAATAATATAATTAAGGAGACTTCCTGATATGACTATCAAAATTATTGTTGAGCAATTTAATATATACAACAATTCAGAACTTGATGTTTATGATTATGATTTATCATTTAGAGCAAATAACGATATTCCAAAGTTTCAAATTAGATTTTATGTAAATAGTCCTTATTTTTCAGAAAATATTAATGGTGACATTCAATTTTCAAGAAATACTCGTCGTAAATTCAATGAATTTAAAGCTTTATTTTGTAAAAAACATGGCGCAATTTATGATAATCCCAGTAGGATAGATAATTCTTTAGACTTGATGAACACTACAATAAACTCACTAAAAGAAAGCTTAAATAAATCATTTTTAATTCCTGGGGAAATAGAAATAGATACCATAGAGTTATTAGGTAATTGGGAAGTGTACCATAGTTCTGATAATTCAGAACTTGCTAATCTATTTGAAAAACAACTAATGGATGAATTAAGTAAGAAAGGAATCAAGTAAACTTGTCATAACGTCAAATATGTAAACTCTAACGTATTTAAGGGAAAAAGACAGATAAATCACCTTAGAAAATATTTAAAGCCCTCAGAACAGTTCTGAGGGCTTTTGACTGGGTTTGTCAAGTTAAGTGTGTAAATTCTTTAAAAATAAAAATAGAAACTCAATTTGACAATGAGTCGTCCTGTGATAATCTCTAGGAATAAGAGGGTATTTTTAATAAACCTCTTGTCCCGATAAAAAATCGCAGGACGAGAGACTCGTTGTCAAATTTTATATGTCTCACTTATTTTGATTAGTAACGATTATATTTTTCGACACGTTTTGAAAAAGAGTCGTTGACCGTTAATTGGTTAAGCACCATAGCCCAATTATGAACATGCCCACCTTCCCATTTACTTTGAAGTTCTTTCACTCGAAGATATAATAGCTTAAGAAGGGCATTCTCATTAGGGAAAGCTCCTTTTTTAGTTACCTTGCGGAAACTAGAGTGAACACTTTCTACAGCATTTGTCGTGTACATTATTTTTCGAATAGCTGAGCCGTAATCAAATAATTGTTCGACATGGTGGAAATTTCTTTTCCAAACATCAATAGCTCCAGGATAGACTGCCCACTTTGTTTGAAAGGTATCAAAAGCTGTTTGAGCCGCTTTTAAAGAGGAGGCACTGTAAAAAGACTTCATATCCTTACAAACCTCTTTATAACTTTTACTTGGCACATAACGAAGGGCATTTCTAACTAAATGGACCAGACAACGTTGAACGACAACACCTGGGAAAATAGCTTTGGCTCCATTTTCAAGCCCTGATACACCATCCATTGAAATAAACAAAATATCTTCAACGCCACGCTCTTTAATCTCATCAAAAATCTGCATCCATCTATTTTTCGATTCTGTTTGATTTAGCCAAAGACCTAGAATTTCTTTATTTCCTTTTAAATCATAACCAAGAATTGTATACACCGCACATTCTTTCACTTCATAATTTTCTCTTAGAGTGACATACATACAATCGACAAACAAGAAGGCATAGCATTTGGCCAGAGGTCTGATTTGCCATTCCTCAAGTTCTGGTAATATTTGATCTGTGATATCCGACACCATATCATGAGAAATAGTAAAACCATAAATATCTTCAATTGTCGAGGCAATATCTCGTTGACTCATGCCTTTGGCATACATAGAAAGAACTTTTCCTTCAATACTTGAAACGTCTCTGCTTCTTTTAGGAATAATTTCTGGCTCAAAAGAAGCGTCTCTATCTCTAGGAACCTGAATGTCTAATTCACCAAAACTTGTTTTTAATTTTTTATTTCCATATCCATTCCGTCTGTTTTGAGTTTCTTTTTCTTGTCTTGACTGATTCTCATAACCTAAATGATTATCTAATTCTCCACGAAGCATTGCTTCAAACATCGGTCCAAAAACATCTTTTAGGGCTTCTTGCATGTCTTCAACCGATTCTGGTTGATAGGCATCAATAATTGATTGAGCTAACTTCGCTGATTTTTGATCTTTTTTCTTTTTTGTCATGACTTACCACTCCTTTAATCTATTGTAAAAAAAGAAAAACCGCGAAGCAACCCACTACCTAGGATGGTAGGTTACTTACACGGTTTATATTACACTCTCGGATATATGTAATTCCATCTAAGGATTGTTTAACCAAGTCATATAATATCAACTGGTCTTTCGTAAAAATCAACAAATAAGATTTCCTACTAAAATACTCCCAAAGATAAGCCCCACTTCCTCTTAATTGCAAGGTAGGTCGCCAGCTTTTTTCAGCTATAAAATAATTAGAATTTGGAATTTCACCTAGGTTTCTGATTAACTCTTCGATATTTTCTTTTGTTTCCATATTATCCTCCTAATCAACCTATGAAGCTATACTTAGGATGTTAGCTTTAGTGATTTAGAAAATCAAATAAGGAGTACTGAATAGGTGTGTCTAGTTTAAGTATCATTTTGACAAGAGATTTTTTCTTATCAGAGCTAATCGTGATTTCTTCTTGTGTAAATGAAGCAATATCTGGTTTGACCTGACCAAGATAATAAAAATCTGTCCCATGATCATCATGTTTTTTTATAAAAAAATGAACCGGGATATCTTGACCACGCTCTCTTAAAAAGGTAACCTCAGGGCTATTTAAATTTCTTGGTGCTTTTGAGAACCAAAGGATAGTTTGTGGATCAAGCAAGGCATCTTCATAAGCCACTAAGGAACCTTTAAAATCTTCCCCTTTTTCTAACGTTACAAATATGACAAAATGATCGTCATTACGAGTATAGCCACCAATATTTTGATCAACCATTTGCTTTTTCCAATTTAAAACTCGTAATACATCACGTCTACGGTATTTTTGATATAAGGTAAGAGGTTGTTTTGTGTAATGAGTAAATGATAAGGCAAGTCCAGTTTTGATTAAATCACGTAAATACCTAACAAAAACAGGATTTTCTCTAGCTAATAAAAAATGAGGTGTTAATTGTCCCTCTTCATTAATGAAAGCAGCTTGTTCATAAGATTTTTTTTGACTACCTACATAAAACTGAGTTGATAATGTCCGGATAACAGAGTCAATAGTTTCTGAGTTTGTATTTAAGTTATATTCTTTTAGATAGTCAACTATATCTTGTTTTGATATGTGTTTTTTAATATGCAACAATTCGTTTAAGATAATTAAATCATGTGGTCTAATGCTAGGTAATAACTCAGCTGTGACAAAATTTAGAAATGAAGTATCATTTTCTGATAAGGTGTCAGTTTCTTCTTTAATTTTAACTAAAAAATCGTAATAGTTTTTACTTTTTGAAGCCATCATGACAGGGTCTACCCAATTTTGTTCAAAATAATCAAATAAAGTAGGAGTACGATTTAAACGATTTTTTAAGGAGAAGTAAAGTTGTTTTAGCATAGCCATAGAATCTAATTTAGCTGCGTCAATAGATTCAAAAATTCGTTCTTTAGCAATACTTTCAAAATTAATTGCTGATAGGCCAGAAATATAATTTGTATCAAAGGTATCTTTACGTAGATTGTTTTTGTTAAGTGAGTCATCTCCAGACAAAGCCATAGGAATCATGTAATTATTTTTATAGTTTCCAATGAAATCAATGACAGTGACAAATTCTTTGTTAGGGTATTTTCTAAGACCACGACCTAATTGTTGGATAAAAATAATGTTAGATTGGGTGTTTCTTAACATAATGACTTGATTAATCATAGGGATATCAATTCCCTCATTAAAAATATCTACAGTAAAAATATATTTAATAGATCCTTTTTCTAATTGTTGAATCGTGTCTTCCCTAGTTTTCATAGAATCCTCTCCACTTAAATAAGCAGAAGGGAGCCCTTGTTTAGTAAATAGGTGAGCCAGTTCTTTTGCTTCCCTCACTTGACTACAAAAAACTAACCCTTTAACTTGTGATCCGGAATGACCGTAATAAGTGATTTTATCAATGAGAAATTTAACACGTTCTGTATCAGTTAGGTGGTAGAGTTCAGTTGTCTCAGAGATGACCTCTCCTTGGTATTCAAAATCAGTCACACCAAAGTAGTGAAAAGGACAAAGTAAGTTTTCTTCTAAGGCATCTTTTAATCTAATTTCATAAGCTGTGTTGTAGTCAAATAATTCAAAAATATTAAACCCATCTGTTCGTTCAGGTGTTGCTGTCATTCCTAGTAAAAAGTTAGGGGAGAAATAATCAATCACCTTAGTATAAGACGTAGCTCCGGCTCTGTGTACTTCATCAATTAAGATATAGTCAAAATAATCTGGAGCAAAATCTTGTTTTATTTGTTCTTTAGAGATCGTTTGTATGGTTGCAAATAAATATTTAGCATTAATCTCTTTTTTTGTACCAGAGAGAATACCAAAGTCAGAATCAGCTCCACCGATTATTTTCTTAAAAGATTCTTTGGCTGTGTTTAATATTTGTTCTCTATGAACAATGAAAAGCATACGACGCGGTTTAGCTTGTAAGACATCAAAAGCAGCGAGGTAGGTTTTACCAGTACCTGTGGCTGAGATGACAAGAGCGCGCTTTTTTCCTTCTTCTCTAATTGTTTTGAGGTTTGTTAGAGCTTTTTTTTGCATCATATTTGGGGCAATATAATCTAATTTTTCTTCATTAAGGATACTAGGAGTAAAAGAAACAGGTAGATGGGTTTCTTTATATGTATCTATCCACTCTTTAGTTAAAGGAGTAGATTCACGCCACTCCTCTGTCATGGCTTGTCTGACTTGATGAATCAACTCACCACTCTCAAAAGAAGTCAGACGCAAGTTCCATTCATAATTTTCTTTTAAAGCACTCATCGTTAAATTTGAGCTACCAATAATCAAAGTATGAAATGCTTCTTTTTCAAATAGATAACCCTTTGCATGAAAACCTGGCTTTTTAGAAAGTCTGACTTCTAAGTTTGGAATATTCAAAAGGGACTCAAACATTAGAGGATCATTAAAATTTAAATAAGTTGAGGTGACTAACCGACCTGTGACACCTTTTTTAGCTAGATCAGATAGTTGGGCCTTGATACTGTTTAACCCGCTTTGTGTGATAAAAGCAACTGAAAAAAAGAAATGAGAACATTGTTCAACTTCAGCTTGTAGCGTGTTGAGTAGAAATTGTTGTTTATCAGGTTGATTAATAATTAGTGTGGTGTCATAAGTAGAGCCTGGTATTGTTTGATCAATAAAAGCATGTTTTAATGAACGCTCTAATAATTCCATGATTATCTCCTTATATATAATTTAATTAGTTTTTTAACAGCAGGTATGTCAGCCGGGGCCCAGTTTAGTTTGCTTATCTCTTTTTTAGTACTTACCCAATTTATATCCTCGTGTTCAGTTAATATTGGTTCACCTGATATTAAGTGGCAAATAAAGGTTGTAAGGGTAACTTCTCCAAAATCATATAGATAAGTTGTTATTTCAAAAGGTTCTATTTGAATGGTAGGCTCAATATGTAATTCTTCAATTAACTCTCTTTTTAAGGCTTCATGGGGTGTTTCATGTCTTTCGACTTTACCACCAGGAAATTCCCAGTAACCACCTAAGGATTTATCCATTGCTCTTTGTGCACATAATATTTTTTCATCTCGAAAAATAATGGCACCAACTACATCGATTTTTTTCAATATACTCCCTCCAAGTATTCTATGTTGTCATATAGTTATTCTACCAGCATTAATTGAATAAGAGTAGATCTGTCAGAGATAACTTACTATGATCTATTACAGCAAGCAAAGAAATCGGTTGCATACTACAATGGATATCATTTATTATAGTATATAAACACATATCATGATTTAAATAATATCAACCGTCTTTACATGTTTTGTCTATACCAATAATTAAGAAACTTGCTATTATAGCCTTTGTAATTAGGTCTAATTAACTTAAATTGAT contains:
- a CDS encoding type I toxin-antitoxin system Fst family toxin translates to MLENLISLVIAPLLVGLILILVDHWLDD
- a CDS encoding GNAT family N-acetyltransferase, which produces MEWIFHLHIILDATRKAEEKDIDKIHEWWTNGSIMSSVGFPKGLEINKNEIYQAVKKYQDTDNSEFLIILSESGIEIGEFAYSKISNDTYTFDIKIGECSYQGKGYGRKSLLEGLKIIETQNNVKRIEIGVAPENFKALNLYKSVGFKTIKIINDNWRDQLGKIRSTEILELVI
- a CDS encoding IS256 family transposase, with amino-acid sequence MNNFTTEIMETLINKGDLDDLFRHHLELAINSLLKAELTAFLDYEKYDRSGFNSGNSRNGNYSRSFKTEYGELNLVIPRDRNGEFSQQTLPAYKRTNDSLETTIIQLFQKGITMSEISDLIEKMYGHYYTPQTISNISKIVSEDVLAFKERTLEAKYSVIFMDATHIPVKRKTVAKEAIYIVIGIRLDGTKEVLGFTIAPTESAYIWKEILQDLKDRGLEEVLLVVTDGLSSIHDSIHSVYPNAQFQQCCVHVSRNIAHKVRVKDRKEICDDFKTVYQALSKEEAIEQVTFMTEKWKKQYPRVVKLLMNPAILTFYNFPPSIRRTIYSTNLIEGFNKQLKKYTKRKEQFPNEESLERFLVSQFNEYNQKFLGRVHKGFKEIQDTLESMF
- a CDS encoding IS256 family transposase; protein product: MTKKKKDQKSAKLAQSIIDAYQPESVEDMQEALKDVFGPMFEAMLRGELDNHLGYENQSRQEKETQNRRNGYGNKKLKTSFGELDIQVPRDRDASFEPEIIPKRSRDVSSIEGKVLSMYAKGMSQRDIASTIEDIYGFTISHDMVSDITDQILPELEEWQIRPLAKCYAFLFVDCMYVTLRENYEVKECAVYTILGYDLKGNKEILGLWLNQTESKNRWMQIFDEIKERGVEDILFISMDGVSGLENGAKAIFPGVVVQRCLVHLVRNALRYVPSKSYKEVCKDMKSFYSASSLKAAQTAFDTFQTKWAVYPGAIDVWKRNFHHVEQLFDYGSAIRKIMYTTNAVESVHSSFRKVTKKGAFPNENALLKLLYLRVKELQSKWEGGHVHNWAMVLNQLTVNDSFSKRVEKYNRY
- a CDS encoding DEAD/DEAH box helicase, producing MELLERSLKHAFIDQTIPGSTYDTTLIINQPDKQQFLLNTLQAEVEQCSHFFFSVAFITQSGLNSIKAQLSDLAKKGVTGRLVTSTYLNFNDPLMFESLLNIPNLEVRLSKKPGFHAKGYLFEKEAFHTLIIGSSNLTMSALKENYEWNLRLTSFESGELIHQVRQAMTEEWRESTPLTKEWIDTYKETHLPVSFTPSILNEEKLDYIAPNMMQKKALTNLKTIREEGKKRALVISATGTGKTYLAAFDVLQAKPRRMLFIVHREQILNTAKESFKKIIGGADSDFGILSGTKKEINAKYLFATIQTISKEQIKQDFAPDYFDYILIDEVHRAGATSYTKVIDYFSPNFLLGMTATPERTDGFNIFELFDYNTAYEIRLKDALEENLLCPFHYFGVTDFEYQGEVISETTELYHLTDTERVKFLIDKITYYGHSGSQVKGLVFCSQVREAKELAHLFTKQGLPSAYLSGEDSMKTREDTIQQLEKGSIKYIFTVDIFNEGIDIPMINQVIMLRNTQSNIIFIQQLGRGLRKYPNKEFVTVIDFIGNYKNNYMIPMALSGDDSLNKNNLRKDTFDTNYISGLSAINFESIAKERIFESIDAAKLDSMAMLKQLYFSLKNRLNRTPTLFDYFEQNWVDPVMMASKSKNYYDFLVKIKEETDTLSENDTSFLNFVTAELLPSIRPHDLIILNELLHIKKHISKQDIVDYLKEYNLNTNSETIDSVIRTLSTQFYVGSQKKSYEQAAFINEEGQLTPHFLLARENPVFVRYLRDLIKTGLALSFTHYTKQPLTLYQKYRRRDVLRVLNWKKQMVDQNIGGYTRNDDHFVIFVTLEKGEDFKGSLVAYEDALLDPQTILWFSKAPRNLNSPEVTFLRERGQDIPVHFFIKKHDDHGTDFYYLGQVKPDIASFTQEEITISSDKKKSLVKMILKLDTPIQYSLFDFLNH
- a CDS encoding (deoxy)nucleoside triphosphate pyrophosphohydrolase; the protein is MKKIDVVGAIIFRDEKILCAQRAMDKSLGGYWEFPGGKVERHETPHEALKRELIEELHIEPTIQIEPFEITTYLYDFGEVTLTTFICHLISGEPILTEHEDINWVSTKKEISKLNWAPADIPAVKKLIKLYIRR